The Arsenophonus sp. genome contains a region encoding:
- the alaS gene encoding alanine--tRNA ligase — protein sequence MNYKSSIEIRQMFFDFFKMKKHKILPSSSLVLKNDPTLLFTNAGMNQFKDFFLVPSSSKYSRVVTIQKCLRVGGKDNDLDKVGYTNYHHTFFEMLGNFSFGDYFKRDAIRYAWELLTSKEWFNLEVKKIWVTIHYEDNETYNIWIKDIGIDKSHIIKKKNYSKSSISDNFWKMGDTGPCGPCTEIFYNIQENLSHSCINQLDIDDRDRFIEIWNIVFIEFNRQLDGSLLKLKKPSIDTGMGLERISAILQNVDSSYETDIFRELLLCIAKTLNYNDIRHRSLKVLSDHIRSVSLLIDDGILPSNSGRGYVLRRIIRRAIRHGYMLGIKEIFFYRLVDPFIKVVGNIFQTLNEKNVFIRNIIKNEEKKFNLTLSNGMKILIKELEKVKDNILSGKIIFNLYDTYGFPFDLSFEICKERNIRISKSDFLLAMQNQKNQSKQSNIRFSSYQKLINLNYNTVFKGYNSFKLKSIVICIINHNNKIVDILNKNESGIIIIDQTPFYMESGGQIGDTGLLYNDQSKFLVSNTQKYGKTILHFGKLIFGKIKKNDVIKAEIDFYRRQAISINHSATHLLHATLLYMFGKHILQKGSFINENYFRFDFTHFKNITNMDLDKIENIVNLEIQKNYPICSKIISIDKAKKSGAIGLVDKEYEEKVRVVDMGNKFSLELCGGTHVERTGDIGFFHIKRKENIGSGIYRIEGITGNTAVNYVLEKLSLLNSIKKEINVNDEKLLKKIKDILNKNYNFEKKINKYKKNRVDKKVMDLIKKNKCINNVNILVQSLKNFEQKELYLIIRKLKEQLRISIIVLFSIREKNFFVISSVSKKIINKISSNEIILFINKKIHIKGGGNVEIAQARGDKIKNLSIILTSIEKWINLKII from the coding sequence ATGAACTACAAAAGTTCAATTGAAATTCGTCAAATGTTTTTTGATTTTTTTAAAATGAAAAAACATAAAATATTACCAAGTAGTTCATTAGTATTAAAAAATGATCCTACATTATTATTTACCAATGCTGGAATGAATCAATTTAAAGATTTTTTTTTAGTACCAAGTAGTAGTAAATATTCAAGAGTTGTTACAATTCAAAAATGTCTTAGAGTAGGTGGAAAAGATAATGATTTAGATAAAGTAGGATATACTAATTATCATCATACTTTTTTTGAAATGTTAGGAAATTTTAGTTTTGGTGACTATTTTAAAAGAGATGCTATAAGATATGCTTGGGAATTATTAACAAGTAAAGAATGGTTTAATTTAGAAGTAAAAAAAATATGGGTTACAATTCATTATGAAGATAATGAAACATATAATATCTGGATTAAAGATATAGGTATTGATAAATCTCATATTATTAAGAAAAAAAATTATTCAAAATCATCTATTTCTGATAATTTTTGGAAAATGGGTGATACTGGTCCATGTGGTCCTTGTACTGAAATTTTTTATAATATTCAAGAAAATTTATCTCATTCTTGTATCAATCAATTAGATATTGATGATCGTGATAGATTCATTGAAATTTGGAATATTGTTTTTATTGAATTTAATCGTCAATTGGATGGTAGTTTATTAAAATTAAAAAAACCTTCTATAGATACTGGAATGGGATTAGAACGTATTTCAGCAATATTACAAAATGTAGATTCTAGTTATGAAACTGATATATTTAGAGAATTGCTATTATGTATAGCAAAAACCTTAAATTATAACGATATAAGACATAGATCATTAAAAGTTCTTTCAGACCATATTAGATCTGTATCTTTATTAATTGATGATGGTATATTGCCTTCTAATTCTGGAAGAGGATATGTGTTACGTCGTATTATTAGACGTGCAATTCGTCATGGATATATGTTAGGCATAAAAGAAATATTTTTTTATAGATTAGTTGACCCTTTTATTAAAGTAGTAGGAAATATATTTCAAACTTTAAATGAGAAAAATGTTTTTATTAGAAATATTATTAAAAATGAAGAAAAAAAATTTAATTTAACGTTATCAAATGGAATGAAAATATTAATTAAAGAATTGGAAAAAGTGAAAGATAATATTTTATCTGGAAAAATAATATTTAATTTATATGATACGTATGGTTTTCCATTTGATTTATCTTTTGAAATTTGTAAAGAAAGAAATATTAGAATTAGTAAATCAGATTTTCTGTTAGCCATGCAGAATCAGAAAAATCAAAGTAAACAATCTAATATCAGATTTTCATCTTATCAAAAATTAATAAATTTGAATTATAATACTGTTTTTAAAGGTTATAATAGTTTTAAATTAAAAAGTATTGTAATATGCATTATAAATCATAATAATAAAATTGTTGATATTTTAAATAAAAACGAATCAGGTATTATTATAATAGATCAAACTCCATTTTATATGGAATCTGGAGGGCAAATTGGTGATACCGGATTATTATATAATGATCAATCTAAATTTTTAGTTTCTAATACTCAGAAATATGGAAAAACAATATTACATTTTGGTAAGTTGATTTTTGGAAAAATAAAGAAAAATGATGTGATAAAAGCAGAAATAGATTTTTATAGAAGACAAGCAATATCTATTAATCATTCTGCTACACATTTGTTACATGCAACTTTGCTTTACATGTTTGGAAAACACATTTTACAAAAAGGATCATTTATAAATGAAAATTATTTTCGTTTTGATTTTACGCATTTTAAAAATATTACAAATATGGATTTAGATAAAATTGAAAATATAGTGAATTTAGAAATTCAGAAAAATTATCCGATTTGTAGCAAAATTATATCTATAGATAAAGCAAAGAAGAGCGGTGCAATTGGATTAGTAGATAAAGAATATGAAGAAAAAGTGCGCGTTGTTGATATGGGAAATAAGTTTTCTTTAGAATTATGTGGAGGTACACATGTAGAACGTACTGGTGATATAGGATTTTTTCATATAAAAAGAAAAGAAAATATTGGATCAGGTATATATAGAATTGAAGGTATTACAGGGAATACAGCTGTTAATTATGTTCTTGAAAAATTAAGTCTATTAAATAGTATTAAAAAAGAAATAAATGTTAACGATGAAAAATTATTAAAAAAAATAAAAGATATTTTGAATAAAAATTATAATTTTGAAAAAAAAATAAATAAATATAAAAAAAATAGAGTAGATAAAAAGGTTATGGATCTTATTAAAAAAAATAAATGTATTAATAATGTTAATATATTGGTACAGTCTTTAAAAAATTTTGAACAAAAAGAATTGTATTTAATAATTCGTAAATTAAAAGAGCAATTAAGAATTTCTATTATTGTTTTATTTAGTATTAGAGAGAAAAATTTTTTTGTCATTTCCAGTGTTAGTAAAAAAATAATAAATAAAATTAGTTCGAATGAAATTATTTTATTTATTAATAAAAAAATACATATTAAAGGAGGAGGGAATGTTGAAATAGCACAAGCTAGAGGAGATAAAATAAAAAATTTATCTATAATTTTGACCTCTATTGAAAAATGGATTAATCTAAAAATTATTTAA
- the rpmF gene encoding 50S ribosomal protein L32: MAVQKNKNSRSKRGMKRAHQSLKITTLSIDKHSGEKHLRHNLTKNGFYRGRKIIEK, from the coding sequence ATGGCAGTACAAAAAAATAAAAATAGTAGATCAAAAAGAGGAATGAAAAGAGCACATCAATCCTTAAAAATTACTACTTTATCAATAGATAAACATTCTGGTGAAAAACATTTACGTCATAATTTAACAAAAAATGGTTTTTATAGAGGACGTAAAATCATAGAAAAATAA
- a CDS encoding S4 domain-containing protein codes for MTKYNSIKFITINQNNHEQRIDNFLFTQFKKVPKSRIYNLIRRGKIRINHKKVQPKNKINTNDIITLPSIQTSFKKKNL; via the coding sequence ATGACAAAATATAATTCAATAAAATTTATTACTATCAATCAAAACAACCATGAACAAAGAATTGATAATTTTTTGTTCACTCAATTTAAAAAAGTACCTAAAAGTAGAATTTACAATCTTATTCGAAGAGGAAAAATTAGAATTAACCATAAAAAAGTTCAACCAAAAAATAAAATTAATACAAACGATATTATTACTTTACCATCTATTCAAACATCTTTTAAAAAAAAAAACCTTTAA
- the gap gene encoding type I glyceraldehyde-3-phosphate dehydrogenase, translating to MSIKIGINGFGRIGKTIFRAAQKRKNISIVAINDISDFHYIGYMMKYDSTHGVFSNSVKIEDNYIIVNKKKIYCISEKYPKNINWNQFDVDIVIEATGLFLDYKKSFQHIKSGAKKVILTAPPISNDVPIFVMGINHKKYNNEKIISNASCTTYCLAPIAKIIHENFGIIEGFMSTIHAVTSTQKTVDGTTKKNWRFGRSAYQNIIPSSTGAIYSIEKILPELKNKLKGISFRVPISNVSLLDLTIRLKKNINYEELFFHVKKASNSFLKGILNYTTDEVVSSDFNGETTTSIIDMKASQILNKNLIKLISWYDNETGYSNKILDLIEYISKK from the coding sequence ATGTCTATAAAAATTGGTATTAATGGATTTGGCCGTATCGGAAAAACAATTTTCCGTGCTGCTCAAAAAAGAAAAAATATATCAATTGTTGCTATAAATGATATTTCAGATTTTCATTATATAGGGTATATGATGAAATATGATTCAACTCATGGAGTTTTTTCAAATTCTGTTAAAATTGAAGATAACTATATTATAGTAAATAAAAAAAAAATTTATTGTATCTCAGAAAAATATCCAAAAAATATAAATTGGAATCAATTTGATGTTGATATAGTTATTGAAGCAACTGGATTATTCTTAGATTATAAAAAATCTTTTCAGCATATAAAATCTGGTGCTAAAAAAGTAATTTTAACTGCACCCCCTATCTCTAACGATGTCCCTATATTTGTTATGGGAATTAATCATAAAAAATATAATAATGAAAAAATAATATCTAATGCTTCATGTACTACTTATTGTTTAGCACCAATTGCTAAAATTATTCATGAAAATTTTGGAATAATTGAAGGATTTATGAGTACAATACATGCAGTAACATCAACACAAAAAACAGTAGATGGAACTACTAAAAAAAATTGGCGATTTGGTAGAAGTGCCTATCAAAACATTATACCTTCATCTACCGGTGCAATTTATTCTATTGAAAAAATATTACCGGAACTAAAAAATAAATTAAAAGGCATATCATTTAGAGTTCCAATATCTAATGTTTCACTACTTGATTTAACAATCAGATTAAAAAAAAACATAAATTATGAAGAACTTTTTTTTCATGTTAAAAAAGCTTCTAATTCATTCTTAAAAGGAATATTAAATTATACTACAGATGAAGTTGTTTCATCTGACTTCAATGGAGAAACAACAACTTCTATTATTGATATGAAAGCAAGTCAAATATTAAATAAAAATTTAATAAAATTGATTTCTTGGTATGACAATGAAACAGGTTATTCTAATAAAATCCTAGATTTAATCGAATATATTAGTAAAAAATAA
- the rne gene encoding ribonuclease E, whose protein sequence is MKRMLINVTKEEELRVALVDGKKLYDLDIENFRHEQKKSNIYKGKITRIESSLEAAFVDYGSEKHGFLPIKEISSEYFPNNYSYNNRPNIKNILKEGQEILIQINKEERGQKGAALTTFITLAGTYLVLMPNNPRVGGISRRIEGEDRIELKEALSSLQVPNGMGLIIRTAGLGKTKETLQQDLKYRLNHWEAIKKASKNRTAPFLIHQESNVITRAFRDYLRPDIEEILIDNYKIVTMAKYHVNSIGQKNFFKKIKYYTGSTPLFSYYQIESQIESIFQREVRLPSGGVLVIDSTEALTSIDINSSRSTKGIDIEETAFNTNLEAVTEIARQLRLRDLGGLIVIDFIDMHFIKHQREIENKLREITRQDRARIQITKISRFGLLELSRQRLSSSLGESICHICPRCNGIGRIRNNESLSLSILRLIKEEFLKENTHAIHVIVPTKIAIYLLNEKRKSINEIESLKDNIQIIVVANDKMQTPHFHILRIKKGEVISTFSYYLAKYHENRIKKTIEKKNNENKIREKPILSNFLFHSQKRKKNIFSILSFQKIKNIVNKKILIFKKIKKKIILIFQKILSNNKKSSILNSFYIFLKNVYFIFQLKLIFFLKKIFVFKTRFPIKNKINFFKKKKNQIKNKKIINYKKEKNEDACFSKKKKIDNKKNIKLLLNNKKVNPYFFLEKNSFKKKKIDNKKNKNNIIDYKRKEYFKKNIRNSNNFTKTQNVSQRFRKSSRYLKDNYKKKQTFIGQKNKIKIVL, encoded by the coding sequence ATGAAAAGAATGTTAATTAATGTTACTAAAGAAGAAGAATTACGAGTAGCGCTCGTTGATGGAAAAAAACTTTATGACTTAGATATTGAAAATTTTAGACATGAACAAAAAAAATCAAATATTTATAAGGGGAAGATTACAAGGATAGAATCTAGTCTAGAAGCTGCTTTTGTAGATTATGGATCAGAGAAACATGGATTTTTACCTATAAAAGAAATTTCTTCTGAATATTTTCCAAATAATTATTCATATAATAACAGACCTAATATTAAAAATATTTTAAAAGAAGGACAGGAAATACTAATTCAAATAAATAAAGAAGAACGAGGGCAAAAAGGAGCAGCATTAACTACATTTATTACATTGGCTGGTACATATTTAGTATTAATGCCAAATAATCCTCGTGTTGGAGGTATATCAAGAAGGATTGAAGGAGAAGATAGAATTGAATTAAAAGAAGCTTTATCATCATTACAGGTTCCAAATGGAATGGGTTTAATTATACGTACTGCTGGATTAGGAAAAACTAAAGAAACATTGCAGCAAGATTTAAAATATAGATTAAATCATTGGGAAGCTATAAAGAAAGCTTCAAAAAATAGAACAGCACCTTTTTTGATACATCAAGAAAGTAACGTGATTACTAGGGCTTTTCGTGATTATTTACGTCCAGATATTGAAGAAATTTTAATTGATAATTATAAAATTGTAACAATGGCTAAATATCATGTAAATTCTATTGGTCAAAAAAATTTTTTTAAAAAAATTAAATATTATACTGGTAGTACTCCATTATTTAGTTATTATCAAATTGAATCTCAGATTGAATCAATATTTCAAAGAGAAGTGCGATTACCTTCTGGTGGTGTATTAGTTATTGATAGTACTGAAGCTTTAACTTCTATTGATATTAATTCTTCGCGATCTACAAAAGGAATAGATATTGAAGAAACAGCATTTAATACAAATTTAGAAGCTGTAACTGAAATTGCACGTCAATTACGTCTACGTGATTTAGGTGGATTAATAGTAATAGATTTTATTGATATGCATTTCATAAAACATCAAAGAGAAATAGAAAATAAACTTAGAGAAATCACAAGACAAGATCGAGCACGTATTCAGATTACTAAAATTTCAAGATTTGGTTTATTGGAACTATCACGTCAAAGATTAAGTTCATCATTAGGTGAATCGATTTGTCATATTTGTCCAAGGTGCAATGGAATTGGAAGAATTCGCAATAATGAATCTCTTTCTTTATCTATTTTGAGATTAATTAAAGAGGAATTTTTAAAAGAAAATACACATGCAATACATGTTATTGTGCCAACTAAAATTGCTATCTATTTACTTAATGAAAAAAGAAAATCAATAAATGAAATTGAGTCTTTAAAAGACAATATACAAATAATAGTAGTTGCAAATGATAAGATGCAAACTCCTCATTTTCATATATTACGTATTAAAAAAGGAGAAGTAATATCGACTTTTAGTTATTATCTTGCAAAATATCATGAAAATAGGATAAAAAAAACTATAGAAAAAAAAAATAATGAAAATAAAATTCGAGAAAAACCAATATTATCTAATTTTTTATTTCATTCACAAAAAAGAAAAAAAAATATTTTTTCTATATTAAGTTTTCAAAAAATTAAAAATATTGTAAATAAAAAAATATTAATTTTTAAAAAAATAAAAAAGAAAATTATTTTAATATTTCAAAAAATATTATCAAATAATAAAAAAAGTTCTATTTTAAACAGTTTTTATATTTTTTTAAAAAATGTTTACTTTATATTTCAATTAAAATTAATATTTTTTTTAAAAAAAATATTTGTTTTTAAAACACGATTTCCTATAAAAAATAAAATTAATTTTTTTAAAAAAAAGAAAAATCAGATAAAAAATAAAAAAATAATAAATTACAAAAAAGAAAAAAATGAAGATGCTTGTTTTTCTAAAAAGAAAAAAATTGATAATAAAAAAAATATAAAATTATTATTAAATAATAAAAAAGTTAATCCTTATTTTTTTTTAGAAAAAAATAGTTTTAAAAAGAAAAAAATTGATAATAAAAAAAATAAAAATAATATTATTGATTACAAAAGAAAAGAATATTTTAAAAAAAATATTAGAAATAGTAACAATTTTACAAAAACGCAAAATGTATCTCAACGTTTTAGAAAATCTTCAAGATATTTAAAAGATAATTATAAAAAAAAACAAACTTTTATTGGACAGAAAAATAAAATTAAAATAGTTTTATAG
- a CDS encoding pseudouridine synthase — translation MHSGSKIDFGIIEILKLRFQNLQFLELVHRLDKETSGILLIAKNRFTLKELQKQLFLNRIKKEYIVLVKGHWNANLKKINISLSKSIYKKIKNKNFINYYKKKSITFFSVKKYFFNTTLINAYPITGRTHQIRIHTQYAKHPIVLDKRYGDHKFNKEIFNLGLNRLFLHSYSITIKHPRTMENKKFFAPLDKNLILLLKKLINYKN, via the coding sequence GTGCACAGTGGAAGTAAAATAGATTTTGGTATTATTGAAATATTGAAATTAAGATTTCAAAATTTACAATTTTTAGAATTAGTACATAGATTAGACAAAGAAACTTCAGGTATTTTATTAATTGCTAAAAATAGATTTACTTTAAAAGAATTACAAAAACAATTATTTTTAAACAGAATAAAAAAAGAATATATTGTTTTAGTTAAAGGACATTGGAATGCTAATTTAAAAAAAATAAATATTTCTTTATCAAAATCAATTTATAAAAAAATAAAAAATAAAAATTTTATAAATTATTATAAAAAAAAATCAATTACTTTTTTTTCTGTAAAAAAGTATTTTTTCAATACAACACTAATCAATGCATATCCAATTACTGGCAGAACGCATCAAATTAGAATACATACTCAATATGCAAAACATCCAATTGTACTTGATAAACGTTATGGTGACCATAAATTTAATAAAGAAATATTTAATCTTGGATTAAATAGATTATTTTTACATTCTTATTCTATTACTATTAAACATCCTAGAACAATGGAAAATAAAAAATTTTTTGCTCCATTGGATAAAAATCTAATACTACTATTAAAAAAATTAATAAATTATAAAAATTAA
- the ssb gene encoding single-stranded DNA-binding protein, giving the protein MANRGINKVILIGNLGQNPDIRYMPNGGAVANITLATSETWKDKKNNVIKEKTEWHRVVIFGKLAEIAREYLHKGSQIYIEGSLQTRKWQDQNGQDRYVTEIIVNMNGTLQMLGKKIESKQDNLEMNQNFNYQIEKKDSKSNKIEEDILNFNEDEEIPF; this is encoded by the coding sequence ATGGCCAATAGAGGAATTAATAAAGTTATATTAATTGGAAACTTGGGACAAAATCCAGATATAAGATATATGCCAAATGGAGGAGCAGTGGCTAATATCACATTAGCTACTTCAGAAACATGGAAAGATAAAAAGAATAATGTAATAAAAGAAAAAACTGAATGGCATCGTGTCGTTATTTTTGGTAAATTGGCAGAAATTGCAAGAGAATATTTGCATAAAGGATCTCAAATATATATTGAAGGATCATTACAAACTAGAAAATGGCAAGACCAAAATGGTCAAGACCGTTATGTAACAGAAATTATTGTTAATATGAATGGAACATTACAAATGTTAGGGAAAAAAATAGAATCTAAACAAGACAATCTCGAAATGAATCAGAATTTTAATTATCAAATAGAAAAAAAAGACAGTAAATCTAACAAAATTGAAGAAGATATTTTAAACTTTAATGAAGATGAAGAAATTCCGTTTTAG
- the nhaB gene encoding sodium/proton antiporter NhaB: MNVNITRKKSIFIEKFLGNTPKWYKLTIIIFLIINPICFLLIDKKLGGWLLMIEFIFTLAMALKCYPLQSGGLLIIESVIIGMTKTENISNIIHQYTEVILLLIFMVSSIHFLKPLLLYIFTKFFLSINSKRILSLFFCLGTALLSAFLDALTVIAILISISFSFYNLYQNYTLNNYNNVKNIITNNQDTKIFKKMEFKSKIFSKFLRNLIMHAVIGTALGGVMTIVGEPQNLIIAKSVQWNFNQFFLHMLPVTFPVLFSSILLCYLLEKYKLFGYGIELNEDIKNFFKEYNSINKKINNNFELLIQVFVTILLIITLVFHLAEVGLIGLSIIILMTVFCGLDEKNVLKKSCQEILPFTGLLITFFAVMSIIIDQQLFKEFISFILEKTEKSQILFVYLFNGLLSTISDNVFVGAIYIREALNSFNLNLITKKQYEYLVVAINTGTNLPSIATPNGQAAFLYLLTSPFAKILNLSYKKMMYMSLPYTIVISIVGLISINFFLIPTTTYFIQLGLLPK; the protein is encoded by the coding sequence ATGAATGTGAATATAACCAGAAAAAAATCTATTTTTATAGAAAAATTTCTAGGAAATACACCTAAGTGGTATAAATTAACTATAATTATATTTTTAATAATCAATCCTATTTGTTTTTTATTAATAGATAAAAAACTAGGAGGATGGTTATTAATGATAGAATTCATATTTACTTTAGCTATGGCTTTAAAATGTTATCCGTTGCAATCTGGTGGATTGCTAATAATAGAATCTGTAATCATAGGTATGACAAAAACGGAAAACATTAGCAACATTATTCATCAATATACAGAAGTTATTTTATTACTAATATTTATGGTATCATCAATTCATTTTTTAAAACCACTATTATTATATATTTTTACAAAGTTCTTTCTCTCAATAAATTCTAAACGTATATTATCTCTATTCTTTTGTTTAGGAACAGCATTGCTTTCAGCATTTTTAGATGCTTTAACGGTGATTGCTATATTAATTAGTATTTCTTTTAGTTTTTATAATCTTTATCAAAATTATACATTAAATAATTATAATAATGTTAAAAATATAATTACAAATAATCAAGATACTAAAATATTTAAAAAAATGGAATTTAAATCAAAAATATTTTCTAAATTTTTACGTAATTTAATAATGCATGCAGTAATAGGGACAGCTTTAGGTGGAGTAATGACTATTGTTGGAGAACCTCAAAACTTAATTATAGCAAAATCTGTTCAATGGAATTTTAATCAATTTTTTTTACATATGCTTCCTGTAACTTTTCCAGTATTATTTTCATCTATATTACTTTGTTATTTATTGGAAAAATATAAATTATTTGGATATGGAATTGAACTAAATGAAGATATAAAAAATTTTTTTAAAGAATATAATTCTATTAATAAAAAAATTAATAATAACTTTGAATTACTTATTCAAGTATTTGTCACAATATTACTTATAATAACATTAGTTTTCCATTTAGCCGAAGTTGGTTTAATTGGATTATCAATTATTATTTTAATGACTGTATTTTGTGGATTAGATGAAAAAAATGTTTTAAAAAAATCTTGTCAAGAAATATTACCATTTACAGGATTATTAATTACTTTTTTTGCCGTTATGTCAATTATTATTGACCAACAACTTTTTAAAGAATTTATATCATTTATTTTAGAGAAAACTGAAAAATCACAAATATTATTTGTATATTTATTTAATGGATTGCTTTCAACAATTTCAGATAACGTTTTTGTTGGTGCTATATATATAAGAGAAGCTTTAAATTCATTTAATTTAAACTTAATTACAAAAAAACAATATGAATATTTAGTAGTTGCAATTAATACAGGTACAAATCTACCTTCTATAGCAACTCCTAATGGTCAAGCTGCATTTTTATATTTACTTACTTCACCTTTTGCAAAAATATTAAATCTATCTTATAAAAAAATGATGTATATGTCTTTACCATATACCATAGTAATTAGTATAGTCGGTTTAATATCAATAAATTTCTTTTTAATACCAACTACAACATATTTTATTCAACTAGGTTTATTACCTAAATAG
- the lpxL gene encoding LpxL/LpxP family Kdo(2)-lipid IV(A) lauroyl/palmitoleoyl acyltransferase, translated as MSFLKLTYFHPKYWIIWLTTGIIYLLVLLPYPIIYWIGIKLGRLSKFFLKKRFKIIKRNLELCFPNMTFKKRKKIIKKNLESIGMGLLETGMAWFWSDKRIKNWFKIKGYKNILNIKKTRKGIILIGIHFLTLELGARILGILNPGVGVFRPHNNPLINKLQTWGRLRSNKCMIDRKHVKSMIKNLKNGEMLWYAPDHDYGPKKSVFVPFFAITNTATTKGTYILTKLANPIIIPFTPRRLNKAKGYELLIQPPIIKYPQENDISIAKFMNKLIEKEIMKAPEQYMWLHRRFKTRPKGFKSLYQK; from the coding sequence ATGTCTTTTTTAAAATTGACGTATTTTCATCCAAAATACTGGATAATATGGTTAACAACTGGAATTATTTATTTACTTGTGTTATTGCCGTATCCAATAATATATTGGATTGGAATAAAATTAGGAAGATTGTCTAAATTTTTTTTAAAAAAAAGATTCAAAATAATAAAAAGAAATTTAGAATTATGTTTTCCAAATATGACTTTTAAAAAAAGGAAAAAGATTATTAAAAAAAATTTAGAATCTATTGGAATGGGATTATTAGAGACTGGAATGGCTTGGTTTTGGTCCGATAAAAGAATTAAAAATTGGTTTAAAATTAAAGGATATAAAAATATTTTAAATATAAAAAAAACAAGAAAAGGTATTATTTTAATTGGTATACATTTTTTAACACTTGAATTAGGAGCACGTATTTTAGGAATATTAAATCCAGGAGTAGGCGTTTTTAGACCACACAATAATCCATTAATTAATAAACTACAAACCTGGGGTAGATTACGTTCTAATAAATGCATGATCGATAGAAAACATGTAAAAAGTATGATTAAAAATTTAAAAAATGGAGAAATGTTATGGTATGCACCCGATCATGATTATGGACCAAAAAAAAGTGTTTTTGTTCCATTTTTTGCAATTACAAATACAGCAACCACAAAAGGAACATATATATTAACTAAATTAGCTAATCCTATTATAATTCCATTTACTCCAAGAAGATTAAACAAAGCAAAAGGTTATGAATTATTAATACAACCTCCTATCATCAAATATCCTCAAGAAAATGATATTTCAATAGCAAAATTTATGAATAAATTAATTGAAAAAGAAATTATGAAAGCTCCAGAACAATATATGTGGCTACATAGAAGATTTAAAACAAGACCAAAAGGATTTAAATCTCTTTATCAAAAATAA
- a CDS encoding MutH/Sau3AI family endonuclease: MCNFLKNKTILLSKINQIIGLSLGDLAKRLKIPIPYNLKKKKGWIGQLFDNFFGVNLIHQSNIDFPHLGIELKTIPINRYGKPSQNTFVCSLSYINSNNFNWFQSYIRYKLSHVLWILIEEDKKIPLKERKIINSFLWKPSKKEENCIQKDWEILMDIIVFGRLEQLNSYYSKILEIKVKSFYKKNQTMSINQNGFIFKNSPIAFYLKKDFTKTIIIKNF; this comes from the coding sequence ATGTGCAATTTTTTAAAAAATAAAACTATTTTATTATCTAAAATCAATCAAATTATTGGTTTATCTTTGGGAGATCTTGCAAAACGTTTAAAAATTCCTATTCCATATAATTTAAAAAAAAAAAAAGGATGGATAGGTCAATTATTTGACAATTTTTTTGGAGTTAATTTGATTCATCAATCAAACATTGATTTTCCTCATTTAGGTATTGAATTAAAAACTATCCCAATAAATCGTTATGGAAAACCATCACAAAATACCTTTGTGTGTTCATTGTCATATATTAATAGTAATAATTTTAATTGGTTTCAGTCTTATATTCGTTATAAACTATCACATGTTTTATGGATATTAATAGAAGAAGACAAAAAAATTCCTTTAAAAGAAAGAAAAATTATTAATTCTTTTTTATGGAAACCTTCTAAAAAAGAAGAGAATTGTATTCAAAAAGATTGGGAAATATTAATGGATATTATTGTTTTTGGAAGATTAGAACAATTAAATAGTTATTATAGTAAAATATTAGAAATTAAAGTTAAAAGTTTTTACAAAAAAAATCAAACAATGTCCATTAACCAAAACGGTTTTATTTTTAAAAATTCACCAATAGCATTTTATTTAAAAAAAGATTTTACTAAAACAATCATAATAAAAAATTTTTAA